Proteins from a genomic interval of Pseudoalteromonas sp. MEBiC 03607:
- a CDS encoding fused MFS/spermidine synthase: MYKYLSTLTIFISAFLIFQIQPMLSKQLLPQFGGGASIWSASLVFYQVMLLIGYFYAHGMGRFHIKLQVVTHIVLVSFATLIVVTEFAAPNLTNWPPTLAVFVNLFIEIGPIFILLSATSVLLQRWYVQTASAQVPYHWYSISNLGSLLALMSYPLVYELLFSLEQQTTYWLFGLISYCLLLALLVIFLLKKAPDLSRASIQTRHITLLKGKGQWLLLSALSSAMLVSTTHMISTNIPPMPLLWSLPLVIYLLTFSYTFANKANYHRHVWAYVFIFSAFAGLLMFYFGSLFNALAQLIIYSLILLTAGMICHGELRNKAPENEQFTIFYFYIALGGVLGSLFSTLIAPLLFVQIDEYLLTLAVIFSFVCYYQLKARTKTKQLKFTLATSSVIWLACYCFLAVNFNQYNIATSRNFYGYLAVKDINTQSIKERRLIDGTTIHGSEPLNPNQQFEQSYYHQHTGVAKSLAILKQNSALNIGVIGLGAGVLARFADQQDSIHFFELNPAVYEMAKRYFSYLENSEAKLTVSLGDGRIALKNNANEVFDVLIIDAFTSDVIPAHLLTQEAMSLYWQRLNESGVLIVHISNNHIDLLPVLQAHSQYFNKAMLKFSYQGHSPSDIGSDWVVLTDNQAFLNRVSISDLSPIKRYPHSELAMWTDSKHSLLPLLKF; the protein is encoded by the coding sequence ATGTATAAATATTTATCAACGCTCACTATTTTCATCAGTGCTTTTTTAATTTTTCAAATTCAGCCGATGCTTTCAAAGCAACTTCTACCGCAATTTGGTGGTGGTGCTTCTATCTGGTCAGCAAGTTTAGTGTTTTATCAAGTCATGTTACTTATTGGCTATTTCTATGCGCATGGTATGGGTCGCTTTCATATTAAGTTGCAGGTAGTCACCCATATAGTTTTAGTTAGCTTTGCCACACTCATTGTTGTGACAGAATTTGCAGCCCCAAATCTCACAAATTGGCCGCCTACGCTTGCGGTGTTTGTTAATTTATTTATAGAAATTGGTCCAATATTTATTCTACTGAGCGCTACCAGCGTTCTTTTACAAAGATGGTATGTGCAAACTGCTTCAGCACAGGTGCCTTACCATTGGTATTCCATCTCAAACTTGGGTTCTTTACTGGCGTTAATGAGCTACCCACTCGTTTATGAATTACTATTTTCTTTAGAGCAGCAAACTACTTACTGGCTATTTGGACTCATCAGCTACTGCTTGTTATTAGCACTTCTTGTAATATTTTTACTAAAAAAAGCACCCGATTTATCAAGAGCATCTATTCAGACTAGGCATATCACGCTATTAAAAGGTAAAGGTCAATGGCTGTTATTAAGTGCCTTAAGCTCAGCCATGTTGGTATCTACCACGCATATGATCAGCACTAATATTCCTCCCATGCCATTACTTTGGTCGTTACCTCTTGTAATTTACTTGCTCACCTTTAGTTATACGTTTGCCAATAAAGCAAATTATCATCGTCATGTGTGGGCATATGTGTTTATATTTTCGGCTTTTGCAGGTCTGCTGATGTTTTATTTTGGCAGCTTATTCAATGCCCTAGCCCAGCTTATAATTTACAGCCTGATTCTATTAACCGCCGGTATGATCTGTCATGGTGAACTGAGAAACAAAGCCCCTGAAAACGAGCAATTTACCATTTTTTATTTTTATATCGCCCTTGGCGGTGTGTTAGGTTCGCTTTTCAGTACGCTCATTGCCCCATTGCTATTTGTCCAGATTGACGAGTATTTACTTACATTAGCGGTTATTTTTAGTTTTGTGTGTTACTACCAATTAAAAGCTAGAACAAAGACAAAACAGCTCAAATTCACTCTCGCAACCAGCTCAGTTATTTGGTTAGCATGCTATTGTTTTTTAGCGGTAAACTTTAACCAATATAACATTGCCACTAGCCGCAATTTTTATGGCTATTTAGCGGTAAAAGATATAAACACTCAATCAATAAAAGAAAGGCGCTTAATTGACGGCACCACGATTCATGGCTCAGAGCCACTAAATCCAAACCAACAGTTTGAGCAAAGTTATTACCACCAGCATACTGGTGTCGCTAAATCACTTGCCATACTAAAGCAAAACAGCGCACTAAACATTGGCGTGATTGGTTTGGGTGCAGGCGTTTTAGCTCGGTTTGCAGACCAACAGGATAGTATTCACTTTTTTGAGTTAAACCCTGCTGTGTACGAGATGGCAAAGCGTTATTTCTCATATTTAGAAAACAGTGAAGCCAAGCTCACAGTCAGCTTAGGGGATGGTCGTATTGCGCTAAAAAATAATGCGAACGAAGTATTTGATGTCTTAATTATTGATGCATTTACCAGTGATGTAATTCCTGCACATTTGCTAACCCAAGAAGCAATGTCACTTTATTGGCAAAGGCTCAATGAAAGTGGCGTATTGATTGTGCATATCTCAAATAATCATATCGACTTACTGCCTGTATTACAGGCACATAGCCAATATTTTAATAAGGCAATGTTAAAGTTTAGCTATCAAGGCCATAGCCCATCAGACATAGGCTCAGACTGGGTGGTGCTAACTGATAATCAGGCTTTTTTAAATCGTGTATCTATCAGTGATTTGTCGCCTATTAAACGCTACCCACATAGCGAGCTGGCAATGTGGACTGATAGCAAACACAGCCTACTCCCTTTATTAAAATTCTAA
- a CDS encoding winged helix-turn-helix domain-containing protein: MARYRIGKFAIDESRCLISSQDYEQIVEPKVMDVLHTLYLNKGEVVSQEVIFAKVWPNATYNPSSVQRCIALLRKALQEDAKNPQYIITHPKRGYSLEKVTQGQSKKLKSQHLGLLFVLLVSLIAIAWQLVPKQQDNAHFTQLMPLTSSELNEANLSLSHSGKYLAFVRGNKGSQQIWIKELATEREVRLTEDAASYYALGWSTSDNAIAFVKSTEQKQHLNTISIDLSKFQPLEQATVSVFNDTVVTSHHIDWHADKLYYIEKDKLNNDTRLVSLNLESKQKAHLLAATQQDWLLVNALSKDGRKVAMGIEAGQNKYRIDVLDLASKKIQTIAIIENGIQGLSWHPNNQALLISQRNQLINLELDGELQLISFNNYQIIRDAQYTPDAEAILMELVNVDVDIVSQTRATPDKLTKLVDTSSIDFLPVFSPDSTKFVFESHRFGLKQLFLYDNGKQTRIFANPDNHELFGIVWSQDARQVYTASKDTLFKIDLSSGTYETIPHGNHSFYLREMYHNQDAILVSYRAEDGQTFHPAKFDLTSLTLTPFTGSGKRLSCYGMDLDEQDQIYFSNSNEVFRVNSRGDIETVWQAANNDIIGISVSNQQLAVTMEHADTINFQRIDLATAATESWQLTQPKQHMLINSAHDLTEFLYLTEPNRTRKLVKLL, encoded by the coding sequence GTGGCGCGTTATCGAATCGGCAAATTTGCAATTGATGAGAGTCGATGTTTAATTTCATCGCAAGATTATGAGCAAATAGTCGAGCCAAAGGTCATGGATGTATTACATACCCTTTATTTAAATAAAGGTGAAGTTGTAAGCCAAGAAGTAATCTTTGCAAAAGTGTGGCCTAATGCTACCTACAACCCAAGTTCTGTACAGCGTTGTATCGCATTGCTACGAAAAGCACTCCAAGAAGATGCCAAAAATCCGCAGTATATAATTACACACCCTAAGCGCGGTTATAGCCTTGAAAAAGTAACACAGGGGCAAAGCAAAAAACTAAAATCGCAACATCTTGGGTTGCTGTTTGTTTTACTAGTAAGCCTTATCGCTATTGCGTGGCAACTAGTCCCTAAGCAACAAGATAATGCTCACTTTACCCAACTGATGCCACTCACTTCAAGTGAACTAAATGAAGCTAATTTGTCACTTTCACATAGTGGTAAGTACCTTGCTTTTGTTAGAGGTAATAAAGGAAGTCAGCAGATTTGGATTAAAGAGCTTGCGACAGAGCGAGAAGTGAGGCTAACTGAAGATGCTGCAAGCTACTACGCTTTGGGGTGGTCGACCTCCGATAATGCGATTGCGTTTGTGAAAAGTACAGAGCAGAAACAACATCTAAACACGATAAGCATTGATTTATCTAAATTTCAGCCATTAGAACAAGCGACGGTGAGTGTTTTTAATGACACCGTTGTAACCAGTCACCACATCGATTGGCATGCTGATAAGCTCTATTACATAGAAAAAGATAAACTAAACAACGATACTCGACTCGTTTCACTCAACTTAGAGTCTAAACAAAAGGCACATTTACTAGCCGCTACACAGCAAGATTGGTTACTCGTTAATGCGTTATCGAAAGACGGCCGTAAAGTCGCAATGGGGATTGAAGCGGGGCAAAACAAATACCGTATTGATGTACTCGACCTTGCCAGTAAAAAAATACAAACTATTGCTATCATAGAAAACGGTATTCAAGGGTTAAGTTGGCACCCGAACAATCAAGCGCTATTGATAAGTCAACGAAATCAGCTTATTAATCTAGAGCTAGATGGTGAGCTTCAGCTAATTTCATTTAATAATTATCAAATAATTCGTGATGCCCAGTACACACCAGACGCTGAAGCCATTTTGATGGAGTTAGTGAATGTTGATGTAGATATTGTTAGCCAAACACGCGCCACCCCTGACAAATTGACCAAACTCGTTGATACCTCATCAATCGACTTTCTACCCGTGTTTTCGCCAGACTCAACGAAATTTGTTTTTGAGTCACATCGTTTTGGATTAAAACAATTATTTTTATACGATAATGGCAAGCAAACGCGCATTTTTGCTAATCCTGATAACCATGAGTTATTTGGCATTGTTTGGAGCCAGGACGCACGACAGGTGTACACCGCAAGTAAAGATACATTGTTTAAAATTGATTTAAGCAGTGGCACTTATGAAACAATTCCTCACGGCAATCATTCTTTCTATTTGAGAGAAATGTATCACAATCAAGACGCGATTTTAGTTTCGTATCGAGCAGAGGATGGACAGACGTTTCATCCGGCTAAATTCGATTTAACAAGCCTAACTTTGACACCATTCACAGGCTCAGGGAAACGTTTAAGTTGCTATGGCATGGATTTAGATGAGCAAGACCAGATCTATTTTTCAAATAGCAACGAAGTGTTTCGAGTTAATAGCCGTGGAGATATTGAGACTGTTTGGCAAGCTGCTAACAATGACATCATTGGTATATCTGTAAGTAACCAGCAATTAGCGGTCACTATGGAGCATGCTGATACTATTAATTTCCAGCGTATTGATTTGGCAACCGCTGCAACAGAAAGTTGGCAATTAACTCAACCTAAGCAACATATGCTGATCAACAGTGCCCATGATTTAACAGAGTTTTTATACCTTACAGAGCCTAATAGAACTCGTAAGTTAGTAAAACTTCTTTAG
- a CDS encoding LysR family transcriptional regulator encodes MDIDALRTFCAFVDTGSFTRAAAQICRTQSAVSMQMKKLEQDIASPLFEKQGRQLVLTHQGHQLASYAKQLIALHDEAFKQLKAGTGNMRVRIGCPDDYAHSLLPELVGALHQQFNALDLQISCAPSTELRAKLDQGMLDLVIATRSPDSEEGYLLQSSQGVWVKSPAFEINDSTPLPIALFQRDCKFHQASIEGLLKAERRFNIIACCGSAGALHGLIKQGLAIGSMARISMQSGVEEISDTSLPILPVIDIVLLYGNHAHNPLSHEKIKQLVEIIKA; translated from the coding sequence ATGGATATTGATGCCCTCAGGACTTTTTGTGCCTTTGTTGATACAGGCAGTTTTACCCGCGCTGCAGCACAGATTTGCAGAACCCAATCGGCGGTAAGTATGCAAATGAAAAAGCTTGAACAAGACATTGCAAGTCCGCTATTTGAAAAGCAAGGTCGTCAACTGGTGCTAACTCATCAAGGCCACCAGCTAGCAAGCTATGCAAAACAATTGATAGCGCTTCATGATGAAGCGTTTAAGCAATTAAAAGCAGGCACAGGCAATATGCGCGTACGCATAGGTTGTCCTGACGACTATGCCCACTCTTTACTACCAGAGCTTGTTGGTGCCTTACATCAACAGTTTAATGCGCTAGATTTACAAATAAGCTGCGCCCCAAGTACTGAGCTTAGAGCCAAGCTAGACCAAGGTATGCTCGATTTAGTGATTGCCACTCGCTCGCCAGACAGCGAAGAAGGTTACTTATTACAATCAAGCCAAGGCGTGTGGGTGAAAAGCCCCGCTTTTGAGATTAACGATTCAACCCCACTTCCTATCGCCTTGTTTCAACGAGACTGTAAGTTTCACCAAGCCAGTATTGAAGGCCTTTTAAAGGCCGAACGCCGTTTTAATATTATTGCCTGTTGTGGCTCAGCGGGAGCGTTACATGGCTTGATTAAACAGGGACTGGCAATTGGCAGTATGGCGCGAATCAGCATGCAATCAGGTGTGGAAGAAATCAGCGATACCTCACTTCCGATACTGCCTGTCATTGATATCGTCCTGCTTTACGGTAATCATGCCCACAACCCGCTAAGTCATGAAAAAATTAAACAGCTTGTGGAAATAATTAAGGCATAA
- a CDS encoding glutathione S-transferase family protein translates to MQLFIGNKNYSTWSLRAWYLLSKFNISFTEQQLVLDTPEFYEALKSKFPVQKVPALIDAELIVWDSLAICEYINDAYLNGAAWPSEIAQRAKARSLAAEMHSGFAALRNEMPMNIRAKRHVELSEQAKKDIARIDEIFSAQQQRYPNAWLFGEFSIVDAMFAPVVLRFKTYQVELSSAAQAYCQHVLACPVLQTWINQALKETDIVVCDEAGKEIS, encoded by the coding sequence ATGCAATTATTTATTGGCAATAAAAATTACTCAACTTGGTCATTAAGAGCGTGGTATTTACTGAGTAAATTCAATATCTCTTTTACGGAGCAACAGTTGGTTTTAGATACGCCTGAGTTTTATGAAGCATTAAAAAGTAAGTTTCCAGTGCAAAAAGTGCCGGCCCTTATTGATGCTGAGTTAATCGTGTGGGATTCACTCGCTATTTGTGAATATATCAATGATGCTTATCTAAATGGTGCAGCTTGGCCTAGTGAAATAGCCCAAAGAGCAAAAGCGCGCAGTCTAGCTGCCGAGATGCATTCTGGTTTTGCTGCACTTCGCAATGAAATGCCGATGAACATTCGCGCTAAAAGGCATGTTGAATTATCAGAGCAAGCTAAAAAAGATATCGCACGTATCGATGAGATTTTTTCGGCTCAGCAGCAGCGTTATCCTAATGCGTGGTTATTTGGCGAGTTTTCTATTGTTGATGCGATGTTTGCACCTGTGGTGTTGCGTTTTAAAACCTATCAGGTGGAGCTGTCGAGTGCAGCACAAGCTTATTGCCAGCATGTGCTAGCTTGCCCTGTGTTGCAAACCTGGATCAATCAAGCATTAAAAGAAACCGATATTGTTGTATGTGATGAGGCAGGAAAAGAGATTTCATAA
- a CDS encoding GGDEF domain-containing protein encodes MQDKKLAQFLACIIAVVTMLVTFFDKMIIQPDFWPDIALIGRTITVFVCVSAAFGISFVKSPKQLIKMVIAFMIFMFLNMQFMVITYERHYILHMFFDVIVLITFYFSTLLSLKLSALLGVFYSCLAISVIYFNKDINLHSFYVVILAHIAANLAGSIMAAHEHIIRRELFVRNTQLGQLAQEMKKQALKDALTQLPNRRAFDNTYEHYQKLSKENQYKSKQVCVVLADIDYFKRVNDTHGHEVGDAVLEKFSTFLTKSLRASDDVYRFGGEEFVIVLPLCSVEDATIIVNKMIETLNAEPLHLNDMSLSIRASFGLTVMREELQKSVIARADSALYEAKEAGRNQLVVKI; translated from the coding sequence GTGCAAGATAAAAAGCTTGCTCAATTTCTTGCATGTATAATCGCCGTTGTGACTATGCTCGTCACTTTTTTCGATAAGATGATTATTCAGCCAGATTTCTGGCCTGATATTGCTTTGATTGGCAGAACTATCACTGTATTTGTATGCGTTAGCGCTGCTTTTGGTATTAGTTTTGTAAAGTCACCGAAGCAGTTAATAAAGATGGTCATCGCGTTTATGATATTTATGTTTTTGAATATGCAATTTATGGTTATCACCTATGAGCGTCATTATATATTGCATATGTTTTTTGATGTCATTGTATTGATTACATTTTACTTCTCGACTTTGCTCTCCTTGAAACTATCAGCGCTATTAGGTGTGTTTTATAGCTGTTTGGCAATTTCCGTTATTTATTTTAATAAAGATATAAATTTGCATTCTTTTTATGTGGTTATTTTAGCTCACATAGCGGCTAATTTAGCGGGATCGATCATGGCTGCCCATGAACACATTATTCGTCGTGAGCTATTTGTACGTAATACGCAATTAGGTCAATTAGCTCAAGAAATGAAAAAGCAGGCCTTGAAAGATGCGCTTACACAGTTACCTAACCGCAGAGCGTTTGATAATACTTATGAGCATTACCAAAAACTCAGTAAAGAAAATCAATATAAATCAAAACAAGTATGCGTTGTTTTAGCTGATATTGATTACTTTAAACGTGTTAATGACACCCATGGGCACGAAGTTGGCGACGCTGTGCTAGAAAAGTTTTCAACATTCCTTACAAAGTCTTTGAGAGCTTCTGACGATGTTTATCGTTTTGGAGGAGAGGAGTTTGTAATTGTGTTGCCGCTTTGTTCTGTTGAAGATGCGACGATAATTGTCAATAAAATGATTGAAACACTGAATGCTGAGCCGTTACATCTAAATGATATGTCTTTATCAATAAGAGCAAGCTTTGGTTTGACAGTTATGCGTGAGGAGCTTCAAAAGTCTGTTATTGCTCGAGCAGATTCAGCGTTATACGAAGCCAAAGAGGCTGGTCGCAATCAACTGGTCGTCAAAATCTAG
- a CDS encoding HD domain-containing phosphohydrolase, with protein sequence MLPGQPKGFKVPIRVSVLLVFALASLLTGIVAISLHYYFSEKFVLQTKTDQFKQTSQQIADHISRINHRVDNTLSVMIHDTRLFSEDSKDKDTLRNVLIEVLSRHADFYSLILAHQNGDMLQVINLKGDATLPASFQIRPLERWLIYKVSGQGDARKTVKLFLDESLSVIRVKEEKTDYDPRTRKWFKEASSESVSKSEQYVFNLLEMPGYTYSIQSADTGDVLALDIASSSLSHFLVEQQLKMQFLVSSEMYVYRGDGEIIAASRNQSQQRTFDDLSALIRLDEQQPGLANKKQQFGKMLDVHENGQEKYMFVVPLPLSGDMHSDEVDYFTVLVAKEDVLAIIKEKIRISILVTGLCLLLLLPVSWFFASSIVNPILKLVGENKKIQQRDYNEVSTLSSHILEIHYLASSMVDMSRSIEQHENSQKALMESFIELIAQAIDDKSPYTAGHCERVPELGIWLADAASDSKDEAFSEFSFKTPDERREFRLAAWLHDCGKITTPEHIVDKGTKLETIYNRIHEVRMRFEVLLRDAKLDYYEKLLVNPEQKQQLQQQLDAEIEKLHADFSFIAACNVGGEFMDESQLNRLHQIASIKWYRHFDASLGLSPLEELRMVNLKDQTLPVEESLLSDKPNDLIPHEKAIDYEPDLGIKMTIPEYKYNLGEIYNLSISRGTLTAEDRFKINEHVISTIRMLSNVPFPKELARIPRYASTHHETLKGTGYPRQLTAKDLSIPERVLVLADIFEALTATDRPYKKAKPLSVAVDILAKMVDDEHIDRDVFELFLTSGIYLKYAKQFLDESQIDSVDIQKYLR encoded by the coding sequence ATGCTACCAGGCCAACCTAAGGGCTTTAAAGTTCCAATTCGCGTCAGTGTGTTACTGGTGTTTGCCTTGGCAAGTTTATTAACAGGGATTGTGGCAATTAGTCTCCATTATTACTTTAGTGAAAAGTTTGTACTGCAGACAAAAACGGACCAATTTAAGCAGACCAGTCAACAAATAGCAGACCATATCTCGAGAATAAATCATCGGGTTGATAATACGCTCAGCGTAATGATCCATGATACTCGACTCTTTTCTGAAGATAGCAAGGATAAAGACACCTTGCGTAATGTGTTGATAGAGGTACTAAGTCGACATGCGGATTTTTACTCATTAATTCTTGCGCATCAAAATGGTGATATGCTGCAAGTAATTAATTTAAAAGGTGATGCAACCTTACCCGCTAGTTTTCAAATCCGGCCTTTGGAGCGTTGGTTGATTTATAAAGTCTCCGGGCAAGGTGATGCTCGCAAAACCGTAAAGTTATTCTTGGATGAAAGCCTTTCGGTTATTAGAGTCAAAGAAGAAAAAACTGACTATGATCCTCGTACCCGAAAGTGGTTTAAGGAAGCCTCTAGTGAGTCAGTCTCAAAGTCTGAGCAGTATGTTTTTAATCTATTAGAAATGCCGGGCTATACCTATTCAATACAGTCAGCAGACACAGGTGATGTACTTGCACTTGATATAGCCAGCTCCAGTTTGAGCCACTTTCTTGTAGAGCAACAACTTAAAATGCAGTTCTTAGTTTCTTCTGAAATGTATGTTTACCGGGGTGATGGCGAAATCATCGCAGCAAGTCGTAATCAAAGTCAGCAACGAACATTCGACGACTTATCTGCGCTTATTCGACTTGATGAGCAACAACCTGGGCTTGCCAATAAAAAGCAACAGTTCGGTAAAATGCTTGATGTGCACGAAAATGGTCAAGAAAAATATATGTTTGTAGTGCCATTGCCACTTAGTGGCGATATGCACTCTGATGAAGTGGATTACTTTACAGTGCTAGTTGCGAAAGAAGATGTGCTAGCAATTATTAAAGAGAAAATCAGAATCTCAATTTTAGTCACAGGGTTATGTTTATTGTTACTTTTGCCCGTATCGTGGTTTTTTGCATCTTCGATTGTTAATCCTATTTTGAAATTGGTGGGCGAAAATAAAAAAATCCAACAGCGTGATTACAATGAGGTTTCTACACTTTCGAGCCATATTCTAGAGATTCATTATTTAGCCAGTTCTATGGTTGATATGAGTCGCTCAATTGAGCAGCATGAAAACTCGCAAAAAGCGTTAATGGAATCTTTTATTGAGCTTATAGCGCAAGCAATTGATGATAAATCACCTTACACGGCAGGGCATTGTGAGCGGGTGCCAGAGCTCGGTATTTGGCTTGCTGATGCAGCATCAGATTCAAAGGATGAGGCGTTTTCTGAGTTTAGTTTTAAAACCCCAGATGAACGACGAGAGTTTCGTTTAGCAGCATGGTTGCATGACTGCGGTAAAATTACTACGCCAGAACATATTGTTGATAAAGGCACTAAGCTGGAAACAATTTACAACCGAATTCATGAAGTTCGTATGCGCTTTGAAGTACTGCTGCGAGATGCAAAACTAGACTACTACGAAAAACTGCTTGTAAACCCAGAACAAAAACAGCAGTTACAACAGCAATTAGACGCTGAGATTGAAAAGTTGCATGCAGATTTTAGCTTTATTGCGGCATGTAATGTCGGCGGAGAGTTTATGGATGAGTCGCAATTAAATCGTTTACATCAGATTGCCAGCATCAAGTGGTATCGTCACTTCGATGCTAGTCTTGGTTTATCGCCACTTGAAGAGTTGCGCATGGTAAACCTTAAAGATCAAACTTTGCCTGTTGAAGAATCACTATTGAGTGATAAACCAAATGATTTAATTCCTCATGAAAAGGCCATTGATTACGAACCTGATTTAGGGATAAAAATGACAATCCCTGAGTATAAATACAATCTAGGTGAGATTTATAATTTATCTATTTCACGCGGTACGCTTACTGCTGAGGATAGGTTTAAAATTAATGAACATGTTATCAGTACTATTCGCATGCTTTCTAATGTTCCTTTTCCGAAAGAGCTTGCTCGGATCCCACGCTATGCCTCGACGCATCATGAAACATTAAAAGGTACTGGATATCCTCGCCAATTAACTGCAAAAGATTTATCAATACCTGAACGAGTGTTAGTGCTGGCTGATATTTTTGAGGCTCTAACTGCGACAGATAGGCCGTATAAAAAAGCCAAGCCTCTGAGTGTTGCCGTTGATATTTTAGCGAAGATGGTCGATGACGAGCATATTGATCGTGATGTATTTGAGCTATTTTTAACCTCAGGCATATACCTAAAATATGCAAAACAGTTTTTAGATGAGTCGCAAATCGATTCGGTCGATATTCAAAAATATCTAAGATAA